A genomic window from Micromonospora ferruginea includes:
- a CDS encoding RDD family protein, with amino-acid sequence MRAQPPPPSGWADAGLVSGEAVELDVRAARLGSRVLALLVDLVVQVGLALVLGAALSLLVLALPPDVMDAALAGGLQVVLLVLVFVGYPVVMERFVGGRTVGKLAVGLRVVRADGGPVGVGQSLTRALVGVAVEWPGLVLPLLSWAATVTVMLTDRRGRRLGDLVAGTLVVHTRGAGVWRPLPPAVPPLLAWAATLDLTRVDDGLALAVRRYVDRLPQLAAPEAIGLGRELWAEVAAVTSPPPPWRAPEWAYLTAVLAERGRRAAYRSGRARVVTDRLWPELASTPPVPAPLRRAAPEPADPDPVRR; translated from the coding sequence GTGCGCGCGCAACCTCCCCCGCCCTCCGGATGGGCCGACGCCGGTCTGGTCAGCGGCGAGGCGGTGGAGCTGGACGTCCGGGCCGCCCGGCTGGGCTCCCGGGTGCTCGCCCTGCTGGTCGACCTGGTCGTGCAGGTCGGTCTCGCGCTGGTGCTGGGCGCGGCGCTGTCGTTGCTGGTGCTCGCGCTGCCGCCGGACGTGATGGACGCCGCCCTGGCCGGTGGCCTCCAGGTGGTCCTGCTGGTGCTGGTGTTCGTCGGCTACCCGGTGGTGATGGAACGGTTCGTCGGTGGCCGGACGGTGGGCAAGCTGGCGGTGGGGCTGCGGGTGGTGCGGGCCGACGGCGGGCCGGTCGGCGTCGGGCAGTCGCTCACCCGGGCGCTGGTCGGCGTCGCGGTGGAGTGGCCCGGCCTGGTGCTGCCGCTGCTGAGCTGGGCGGCGACCGTGACGGTGATGCTCACCGACAGGCGCGGCCGGCGGCTGGGCGACCTGGTGGCCGGCACGCTCGTGGTGCACACCCGGGGCGCCGGGGTGTGGCGGCCGCTGCCGCCGGCGGTGCCGCCGCTGCTCGCCTGGGCGGCCACGCTCGACCTGACCCGGGTGGACGACGGGCTGGCCCTGGCCGTCCGGCGGTACGTGGACCGGCTGCCGCAGCTCGCCGCGCCGGAGGCGATCGGGCTGGGCCGGGAGCTGTGGGCCGAGGTGGCCGCGGTGACCTCGCCGCCGCCGCCGTGGCGCGCGCCGGAGTGGGCCTACCTGACCGCCGTGCTGGCCGAGCGGGGGCGCCGGGCCGCGTACCGGTCGGGGCGCGCCCGCGTGGTCACCGACCGGCTCTGGCCGGAGCTGGCGTCGACGCCGCCGGTCCCGGCGCCGCTGCGGCGGGCCGCGCCGGAGCCCGCCGACCCCGACCCGGTACGCCGCTGA
- the efeB gene encoding iron uptake transporter deferrochelatase/peroxidase subunit — MSTPAGGDATSEPNDSQTGRRVSRRRAMTLAGVGAAGVAGVAAGAGALLAGGDQASATGTAAGAVPFLGEHQAGVTTPAQDRLHFVAFDVVTKDRDRLVAMLQEWTAAAARMTAGKDAGLIGAVGGMPEAPPDDTGEALGLPPSQLTVTVGFGPSLFRDARGRDRFGIAGRRPAALAELPHFAGDALKPELSGGDICVQACANDPQVAVHAIRNLARIGMGVVSVRWSQLGFGRTSSTSRDQATPRNLFGFKDGTANLKAEDAGLLREQLWVQPGDGPDWMTGGSYLVTRKIRMLIETWDRSPLAEQEMITGRTKGSGAPLGRRDEFDEPDFAAKGDDGQPVIAENAHVRLAHPDQNDGARLLRRGYNFVDGSDGLGRLDAGLFFIAYQRDPRKQFVPIQTRLARNDAMNEYLRHVSSGLFACPPGVRDAADWWGRALFS; from the coding sequence ATGAGCACCCCGGCCGGCGGTGACGCGACCAGCGAGCCGAACGACTCCCAGACCGGCCGGCGGGTCTCCCGGCGGCGGGCGATGACCCTGGCCGGCGTCGGCGCGGCCGGCGTGGCCGGGGTGGCGGCCGGCGCGGGCGCGCTGCTCGCCGGCGGCGACCAGGCGTCGGCCACCGGGACGGCCGCCGGGGCGGTGCCGTTCCTCGGCGAGCACCAGGCCGGCGTCACCACCCCGGCCCAGGACCGGCTGCACTTCGTCGCGTTCGACGTGGTCACCAAGGACCGGGACCGGCTGGTCGCGATGCTCCAGGAGTGGACCGCCGCCGCGGCCCGGATGACCGCCGGCAAGGACGCCGGGCTGATCGGCGCCGTCGGCGGCATGCCGGAGGCGCCGCCGGACGACACCGGCGAGGCGCTCGGGCTGCCCCCGTCGCAGTTGACCGTCACGGTGGGCTTCGGCCCGTCGCTGTTCCGCGACGCCCGGGGCCGGGACCGCTTCGGCATCGCCGGCCGCCGGCCCGCCGCGCTGGCCGAGCTGCCGCACTTCGCCGGCGACGCGCTCAAGCCGGAGCTGTCCGGCGGCGACATCTGCGTCCAGGCCTGCGCCAACGACCCGCAGGTGGCGGTGCACGCCATCCGCAACCTGGCCCGGATCGGCATGGGCGTGGTCAGCGTCCGCTGGTCGCAGCTCGGCTTCGGGCGTACCTCGTCGACCTCGCGCGACCAGGCCACGCCGCGCAACCTGTTCGGCTTCAAGGACGGCACCGCCAACCTCAAGGCCGAGGACGCCGGCCTGCTCCGGGAGCAGCTCTGGGTGCAGCCGGGCGACGGCCCGGACTGGATGACCGGCGGCTCCTACCTGGTCACCCGCAAGATCCGGATGCTGATCGAGACCTGGGACCGCAGTCCGCTCGCCGAGCAGGAGATGATCACCGGCCGGACCAAGGGCAGCGGCGCCCCGCTCGGCCGGCGCGACGAGTTCGACGAGCCGGACTTCGCCGCGAAGGGCGACGACGGCCAGCCGGTCATCGCCGAGAACGCACACGTGCGGCTCGCCCACCCGGACCAGAACGACGGCGCCCGGCTGCTGCGCCGCGGCTACAACTTCGTGGACGGCTCGGACGGGCTGGGCCGGCTCGACGCCGGGCTGTTCTTCATCGCCTACCAGCGGGACCCGCGCAAGCAGTTCGTGCCGATCCAGACCCGGCTGGCCCGCAACGACGCGATGAACGAATACCTGCGGCACGTCTCCAGCGGCCTGTTCGCCTGCCCGCCCGGCGTGCGCGACGCGGCCGACTGGTGGGGGCGCGCGCTGTTCTCCTGA
- the efeO gene encoding iron uptake system protein EfeO, whose protein sequence is MRTTRFVAPAAAGLLAVAGLAGCGGDGDADATAGGPIAVKATDSACEVGSTAIDAGQVTFKVTNSGSKVNEFYVYAAGDRVMGEVENIAPGLSRELRVELPAGTYETACKPGMSGRGIRGALKVSGTAASVAPDAALTEATASYQRYVRSQTAALLTKTEEFVAAVKANDVAKAKALYPVARTYWERIEPVAESFGDLDPKIDGREEVVEEGMEFTGFHRIEKDLWTTGDVSKDGPIADRLLVDVKAIVAKADAEKLTPLQLANGAKALLDEVASGKITGEEERYSHTDLWDFNANLEGSKAAVAALRPALEQRAPDLVKQLDSEFANVEVALGKHRAGDGWKLHTQLSKTDLKELSDSINALAEPVSKIAAAVAR, encoded by the coding sequence ATGCGTACCACTCGATTCGTCGCGCCCGCCGCCGCCGGGTTGCTCGCCGTCGCCGGACTGGCCGGTTGCGGCGGTGACGGCGACGCCGACGCCACGGCGGGCGGCCCGATCGCCGTCAAGGCCACCGACAGCGCCTGCGAGGTCGGCAGCACCGCGATCGACGCCGGTCAGGTGACCTTCAAGGTGACCAACAGCGGCTCCAAGGTCAACGAGTTCTACGTCTACGCCGCGGGCGACCGGGTGATGGGCGAGGTGGAGAACATCGCCCCCGGGCTGAGCCGCGAACTGCGGGTCGAGCTGCCCGCCGGGACGTACGAGACCGCGTGCAAGCCCGGGATGAGCGGCCGGGGCATCCGGGGGGCGCTGAAGGTCAGCGGCACCGCCGCAAGCGTCGCGCCGGACGCCGCGCTGACCGAGGCCACCGCCAGCTACCAGCGCTACGTGCGCAGCCAGACCGCCGCGCTGCTGACGAAGACCGAGGAATTCGTCGCCGCGGTCAAGGCCAACGACGTGGCGAAGGCCAAGGCGCTCTACCCGGTGGCCCGCACCTACTGGGAGCGGATCGAGCCGGTCGCGGAGAGCTTCGGCGACCTCGACCCGAAGATCGACGGCCGCGAGGAGGTGGTCGAGGAGGGCATGGAGTTCACCGGCTTCCACCGGATCGAGAAGGACCTCTGGACCACCGGCGACGTCAGCAAGGACGGCCCGATCGCCGACCGGCTCCTGGTCGACGTCAAGGCGATCGTGGCCAAGGCCGACGCCGAGAAGCTCACTCCGCTCCAGCTCGCCAACGGCGCCAAGGCGCTGCTCGACGAGGTCGCCAGCGGCAAGATCACCGGCGAGGAGGAGCGGTACTCGCACACCGACCTCTGGGACTTCAACGCCAACCTGGAGGGCTCGAAGGCCGCCGTCGCCGCGCTGCGCCCGGCGCTGGAGCAGCGCGCGCCCGACCTGGTCAAGCAGCTCGACAGCGAGTTCGCCAACGTCGAGGTCGCGCTCGGCAAGCACCGGGCCGGCGACGGTTGGAAGCTGCACACCCAGCTCAGCAAGACCGACCTGAAGGAGCTGTCGGACAGCATCAACGCGCTGGCCGAGCCGGTCAGCAAGATCGCGGCGGCCGTCGCGCGATGA
- the efeU gene encoding iron uptake transporter permease EfeU, with protein MFATYLIGLREGLEATLVVSILVAFLVKSQRRDRLPQVWAGVGLAVVLSVVFGSLIQYTSTSLLRTSESREFFEAVTSVAAVVFVTWMIFWMRKAARSIAGELRGKLTEALAVGSLAVAGMAFLAVVREGLETALIFYAAAESVAGGTGAGSLLALIGGIVTAVVIGFGLYRSALKINLSRFFTWTGALLILVAAGILKYGVHDFQEAGVLPGLNNQAFDISATLDPNAWYGALLAGMFNITAAPTVLELIAWVAYAVPVLVLFLRKPAQPAKPATPATPAESVRPAAESTAPAESTAPAERPQPAAAAPSPRA; from the coding sequence ATGTTCGCCACGTACCTGATCGGCCTGCGGGAGGGCCTGGAAGCGACCCTGGTGGTCAGCATCCTGGTCGCCTTCCTGGTGAAGTCGCAGCGGCGTGACCGGCTGCCCCAGGTCTGGGCCGGTGTCGGCCTGGCCGTGGTGCTCTCCGTCGTCTTCGGTTCGCTGATCCAGTACACCTCGACCTCGCTGCTGCGCACCTCCGAGTCGCGCGAGTTCTTCGAGGCGGTGACGTCGGTCGCCGCCGTCGTCTTCGTGACCTGGATGATCTTCTGGATGCGCAAGGCGGCCCGGTCGATCGCGGGCGAGCTGCGCGGCAAGCTCACCGAGGCGCTCGCCGTCGGATCCCTGGCGGTCGCCGGCATGGCCTTCCTCGCGGTGGTCCGGGAGGGTCTGGAGACCGCGCTGATCTTCTACGCCGCCGCGGAGAGCGTGGCCGGCGGCACCGGGGCGGGCTCGCTGCTCGCCCTGATCGGCGGCATCGTCACCGCCGTGGTGATCGGCTTCGGGCTCTACCGCAGCGCCCTGAAGATCAACCTGAGCCGCTTCTTCACCTGGACCGGCGCGCTGCTGATCCTGGTCGCCGCCGGCATCCTCAAGTACGGCGTGCACGACTTCCAGGAGGCCGGCGTGCTGCCCGGCCTGAACAACCAGGCCTTCGACATCTCCGCCACGCTCGACCCCAACGCCTGGTACGGCGCGCTGCTCGCCGGGATGTTCAACATCACCGCCGCGCCGACCGTGCTGGAGCTGATCGCCTGGGTCGCCTACGCGGTGCCGGTGCTCGTGCTGTTCCTGCGCAAGCCCGCCCAGCCGGCGAAGCCCGCCACGCCCGCCACGCCGGCCGAGTCGGTCCGGCCGGCCGCCGAGAGCACCGCCCCGGCCGAGAGCACCGCGCCGGCCGAACGGCCGCAGCCGGCCGCCGCCGCCCCGTCCCCGCGCGCCTGA
- the ahcY gene encoding adenosylhomocysteinase translates to MTSTLPAATSGPSSGARPSTLAEGDYKVADLSLAEFGRKEIRLAEHEMPGLMAIRREFADAQPLAGARITGSLHMTVQTAVLIETLVALGAQVRWASCNIFSTQDHAAAAIVVGAEGTPEAPAGVPVYAWKGESLPEYWWCTEQVLAWPDGQGPNMILDDGGDATLLVHKGAEFEKAGVVPPVESADSEEYAVILELLHRSLGEDNQRWTRIAAGIKGVTEETTTGVHRLYEMHRAGTLLFPAINVNDSVTKSKFDNKYGCRHSLIDGINRATDVLIGGKMAVVMGYGDVGKGCAESLRGQGARVVVTEVDPICALQAAMDGYQVATLDDVVEQADIFITATGCFDVITNEHMARMKHQAIVGNIGHFDNEIDMAGLAKRSDVTRENIKPQVDVWRFADGHAIIVLSEGRLLNLGNATGHPSFVMSNSFANQTIAQIELFTKTDEYPTGVYVLPKHLDEKVARLHLDALGAKLTTLTKEQASYLGVSQEGPFKSEHYRY, encoded by the coding sequence ATGACCAGCACCCTTCCGGCGGCCACCAGCGGTCCGTCGTCCGGCGCCCGGCCGAGCACCCTCGCCGAGGGCGACTACAAGGTGGCGGATCTGTCGCTCGCCGAGTTCGGCCGCAAGGAGATCCGGCTCGCGGAGCACGAGATGCCGGGCCTGATGGCGATCCGGCGCGAGTTCGCCGACGCCCAGCCGCTCGCCGGCGCCCGCATCACCGGCTCGCTGCACATGACCGTCCAGACGGCCGTCCTGATCGAGACCCTGGTCGCGCTCGGCGCGCAGGTCCGCTGGGCGTCCTGCAACATCTTCTCCACCCAGGACCACGCCGCCGCGGCGATCGTGGTCGGCGCGGAGGGCACCCCGGAGGCGCCGGCCGGTGTCCCGGTCTACGCCTGGAAGGGCGAGTCGCTGCCGGAATACTGGTGGTGCACCGAGCAGGTGCTCGCCTGGCCGGACGGGCAGGGCCCGAACATGATCCTCGACGACGGCGGCGACGCCACCCTGCTGGTGCACAAGGGCGCCGAGTTCGAGAAGGCCGGCGTGGTGCCGCCGGTGGAGTCCGCCGACTCCGAGGAGTACGCCGTCATCCTCGAGCTGCTGCACCGCTCGCTCGGCGAGGACAACCAGCGCTGGACCCGGATCGCCGCCGGCATCAAGGGCGTCACCGAGGAGACCACCACCGGTGTGCACCGGCTCTACGAGATGCACCGGGCCGGCACGCTGCTGTTCCCGGCGATCAACGTCAACGACTCGGTGACCAAGAGCAAGTTCGACAACAAGTACGGCTGCCGGCACTCGCTCATCGACGGCATCAACCGGGCCACCGACGTGCTGATCGGCGGCAAGATGGCCGTGGTCATGGGCTACGGCGACGTGGGCAAGGGCTGCGCCGAGTCGCTGCGCGGCCAGGGCGCCCGGGTCGTGGTGACCGAGGTCGACCCGATCTGCGCCCTCCAGGCGGCGATGGACGGCTACCAGGTCGCCACGCTGGACGACGTGGTGGAGCAGGCCGACATCTTCATCACCGCGACCGGCTGCTTCGACGTGATCACCAACGAGCACATGGCCCGGATGAAGCACCAGGCCATCGTGGGCAACATCGGGCACTTCGACAACGAGATCGACATGGCTGGCCTGGCCAAGCGCAGCGACGTCACGCGGGAGAACATCAAGCCGCAGGTCGACGTGTGGCGCTTCGCCGACGGCCACGCCATCATCGTGCTCTCCGAGGGCCGCCTGCTGAACCTGGGCAACGCCACCGGGCACCCGAGCTTCGTGATGTCGAACTCGTTCGCCAACCAGACGATCGCCCAGATCGAGCTGTTCACCAAGACCGACGAGTACCCGACCGGCGTCTACGTGCTGCCCAAGCACCTGGACGAGAAGGTCGCCCGCCTGCACCTGGACGCGCTCGGCGCCAAGCTGACCACGCTGACCAAGGAGCAGGCCTCCTACCTGGGCGTCTCCCAGGAGGGCCCGTTCAAGTCGGAGCACTACCGCTACTGA
- the manA gene encoding mannose-6-phosphate isomerase, class I produces the protein MELLQGPIRDYAWGSRTAIAELQGRPVPSDGPEAELWLGAHPGAPATVDRDGRPVSLTELLVAEPGHWLGERLVDRFGTRLPFLLKVLAADAPLSLQAHPDAEQARAGHAADDGRVNYVDPYHKPELLVALSEFEALCGFRDPAESAAVIAGFGVPALEPVVAALRTGPTGLREAVRALLSWPEAERAGLVAAVLAAATAGPASPDAALVRTLAAGYPADPGVVVALLLHQVRLAPGDGIWMPAGNLHAYLRGTAVEIMAASDNVLRGGLTPKRVDVDELLRVLRFEVLADPVLRAEPVSPGVLTWPVPVEDFALHRVAVSAGAPAVRLTLPGPRVVLCRAGKLSVDDGVGVVTLGAGQSAVGTATGGPLVLAGDGEAFVASCGLR, from the coding sequence ATGGAGTTGTTGCAGGGCCCGATCCGGGACTACGCCTGGGGTTCGCGGACCGCGATCGCCGAGTTGCAGGGCCGGCCGGTGCCGAGCGACGGGCCGGAGGCGGAGCTGTGGCTGGGCGCCCACCCGGGCGCCCCGGCCACGGTCGACCGGGACGGCCGGCCGGTGAGCCTCACCGAGCTGCTGGTGGCCGAGCCGGGGCACTGGCTGGGCGAGCGGCTGGTCGACCGGTTCGGCACCCGGCTGCCGTTCCTGTTGAAGGTGCTGGCCGCGGACGCGCCGCTGAGCTTGCAGGCGCATCCGGACGCCGAGCAGGCCCGGGCCGGGCACGCGGCCGACGACGGGCGGGTCAACTACGTCGACCCGTACCACAAGCCGGAGCTGCTGGTGGCGCTGAGCGAGTTCGAGGCGCTCTGCGGCTTCCGTGATCCGGCCGAGTCGGCGGCGGTGATCGCCGGTTTCGGCGTACCCGCGCTGGAGCCGGTGGTGGCGGCGTTGCGCACCGGGCCGACGGGCCTGCGGGAGGCCGTTCGCGCGCTGTTGAGCTGGCCGGAGGCGGAGCGCGCGGGGCTGGTGGCGGCCGTGCTGGCGGCGGCGACCGCCGGGCCGGCGTCGCCGGACGCCGCGCTGGTCCGCACGCTCGCGGCGGGCTATCCGGCCGATCCGGGTGTGGTGGTGGCGTTGCTGCTGCACCAGGTCCGGCTGGCGCCGGGGGACGGGATCTGGATGCCGGCGGGCAACCTGCACGCCTACCTGCGCGGCACCGCGGTGGAGATCATGGCGGCCAGCGACAACGTGTTGCGCGGCGGGCTGACCCCGAAGCGCGTCGACGTGGACGAACTGCTGCGGGTGCTGCGGTTCGAGGTGCTGGCCGACCCGGTCCTGCGGGCGGAGCCGGTGTCGCCCGGGGTGCTGACCTGGCCGGTGCCGGTGGAGGACTTCGCGTTGCACCGGGTGGCGGTGAGCGCCGGGGCGCCTGCGGTGCGGTTGACGCTGCCCGGTCCGCGGGTGGTGCTCTGCCGGGCCGGCAAGCTGTCCGTGGACGACGGGGTCGGCGTGGTGACGTTGGGCGCGGGTCAGTCCGCGGTCGGCACGGCGACCGGCGGCCCGCTGGTGCTCGCCGGCGACGGTGAGGCCTTCGTGGCCTCGTGCGGCCTGCGCTGA
- a CDS encoding cation diffusion facilitator family transporter, whose protein sequence is MSANGGTKAIVAALAANLGIAVTKFIAFLLTGSSSMLAESIHSVADSGNQGLLLIGGRRAKREATPQHPFGYGRERYIYAFIVAIVLFSLGGLFALYEAYHKAADPHPIESWQWVPVVVLLAAIVMEGFSFRTAIKESNLIRGKQTWVRFIRRAKAPELPVVLLEDFGALVGLVFALFGVGMTLATGNGMWDAAGTAMIGVLLVVIAITLAIETKSLLLGEGAERAELAKIEQAVTGGPEVERIIHMKTLYLGPEELLVAAKIAVPACESAEELARGINAVEARIRREVPIARVIYLEPDIWSAAAERAGTGQAADTAVPDAVEDDAADPGAPEAARADEVAGRPGS, encoded by the coding sequence ATGAGCGCAAACGGGGGCACCAAGGCGATCGTCGCCGCCCTGGCGGCGAACCTCGGCATCGCCGTCACCAAGTTCATCGCGTTCCTGCTGACCGGCTCGTCGTCGATGCTGGCGGAGTCGATCCACTCGGTGGCCGACTCCGGCAACCAGGGTCTGCTGCTGATCGGCGGCCGGCGGGCCAAGCGGGAGGCCACGCCGCAGCACCCGTTCGGCTACGGCCGGGAGCGCTACATCTACGCGTTCATCGTGGCGATCGTGCTGTTCAGCCTCGGTGGCCTGTTCGCGCTCTACGAGGCCTACCACAAGGCGGCCGACCCGCACCCGATCGAGAGTTGGCAGTGGGTGCCGGTGGTGGTGCTGCTGGCGGCGATCGTGATGGAGGGCTTCTCGTTCCGCACCGCGATCAAGGAGTCGAACCTGATCCGCGGCAAGCAGACCTGGGTCCGGTTCATCCGCCGGGCGAAGGCGCCGGAGCTGCCGGTGGTGCTGCTGGAGGACTTCGGCGCGCTCGTCGGTCTGGTCTTCGCGCTGTTCGGGGTGGGCATGACGCTGGCCACCGGCAACGGCATGTGGGACGCGGCCGGCACCGCGATGATCGGTGTGCTGCTGGTGGTCATCGCGATCACGCTGGCGATCGAGACGAAGAGCCTGCTGCTCGGCGAGGGCGCCGAGCGGGCCGAGCTGGCCAAGATCGAGCAGGCCGTCACCGGCGGCCCGGAGGTCGAGCGGATCATCCACATGAAGACGCTCTACCTCGGCCCGGAGGAGCTGCTGGTGGCCGCGAAGATCGCGGTGCCGGCCTGCGAGAGCGCGGAGGAGTTGGCCCGGGGCATCAACGCGGTCGAGGCGCGGATCCGCCGCGAGGTGCCGATCGCCCGGGTCATCTATCTGGAGCCGGACATCTGGAGCGCGGCGGCGGAGCGGGCGGGCACCGGCCAGGCCGCCGACACCGCCGTGCCGGATGCCGTGGAGGACGACGCCGCCGACCCGGGCGCGCCGGAGGCCGCGAGGGCCGACGAGGTGGCCGGACGACCCGGGAGCTGA
- a CDS encoding SIS domain-containing protein — translation MMDGTAGVSGHRHADEALLDDPALLGERDPGGMLRFTASAGAQVRESAALAAEANLGVLADDGRPRAVVIAGIGTAGRTGDVLATVAGPRCPVPVIPHRSAGVPGWVGAADVVIAVSASGRSPEALGAAEAAHRRGARLVAVGAPDSQLQSVAERARAPFIPVPRRAPARASLWALTVPVLLAARTLGLVKVNEADLAETAARLDADADRCRPTAESFVNPAKSLALGLSGSVPIVWGSSPLATVAARRFGDTLSANSRYPVVSGALGEAGRGRVGLLDGVFGGLAEGERDIFADPGDSDDDDGGVRLRLVLLRDGGLNADDDTDEPLAVEERRADAVQTLAERRGVRCDVVTAEGGSALERLASLVAVPDFASIYLALAHGLDPMAVPAITEMKELANQ, via the coding sequence GTGATGGACGGTACGGCCGGGGTCAGCGGCCACCGGCACGCGGACGAGGCCCTGCTGGACGATCCGGCGCTGCTGGGTGAGCGGGATCCGGGCGGCATGCTGCGGTTCACCGCCTCCGCCGGCGCGCAGGTGCGCGAGTCGGCGGCGTTGGCCGCGGAGGCGAACCTGGGTGTGCTCGCCGACGACGGGCGCCCCCGGGCGGTGGTCATCGCCGGCATCGGCACCGCCGGGCGTACCGGGGACGTGCTGGCCACGGTCGCCGGGCCGCGCTGCCCGGTGCCGGTCATCCCGCACCGCAGCGCCGGCGTGCCCGGTTGGGTGGGCGCGGCGGACGTGGTCATCGCGGTGAGCGCGTCCGGGCGCAGCCCCGAGGCGTTGGGCGCGGCCGAGGCGGCGCACCGGCGCGGGGCGCGGCTGGTCGCGGTCGGCGCGCCCGACTCGCAGCTCCAGTCGGTGGCCGAGCGGGCCCGGGCGCCGTTCATCCCGGTGCCCCGGCGCGCCCCGGCCCGGGCCAGCCTGTGGGCGCTCACCGTGCCGGTCCTGCTGGCCGCCCGTACGCTCGGCCTCGTGAAGGTCAACGAGGCGGATCTGGCGGAGACCGCGGCCCGGCTGGACGCCGACGCCGACCGGTGCCGGCCGACCGCCGAGTCGTTCGTCAACCCGGCGAAGTCGCTGGCGTTGGGCCTGTCCGGGTCGGTCCCGATCGTCTGGGGTTCGTCGCCGCTGGCCACCGTGGCCGCCCGCCGGTTCGGTGACACGCTGTCCGCGAACTCCCGCTACCCGGTGGTGAGCGGCGCGCTGGGCGAGGCCGGTCGGGGCCGGGTGGGCCTGCTCGACGGCGTCTTCGGCGGGCTGGCCGAGGGTGAGCGGGACATCTTCGCCGACCCGGGCGACAGTGACGACGACGACGGCGGCGTGCGGCTGCGGCTGGTGCTGCTGCGCGACGGCGGGCTCAACGCCGACGACGACACCGACGAGCCGCTGGCGGTGGAGGAGCGCCGCGCGGACGCGGTGCAGACGCTCGCCGAGCGGCGTGGGGTGCGCTGCGACGTGGTGACCGCCGAGGGCGGCTCCGCGCTGGAGCGGCTCGCGTCGCTGGTGGCGGTGCCGGACTTCGCCTCGATCTACCTCGCCCTGGCACACGGGCTGGACCCGATGGCGGTTCCGGCCATCACCGAAATGAAGGAGCTGGCAAACCAGTGA
- a CDS encoding Trm112 family protein, producing the protein MALDPQLLEILACPDTHHAPLDYDPQAQTLTCTECGRFFEVRDDVPVLLLDEARGGPVADDTRGGSSR; encoded by the coding sequence GTGGCCCTGGACCCGCAGTTGCTCGAGATCCTCGCCTGCCCGGACACGCACCACGCCCCGCTCGACTACGACCCGCAGGCGCAGACGCTGACCTGCACAGAGTGCGGTCGGTTCTTCGAGGTGCGCGACGACGTCCCGGTGCTGCTCCTCGACGAGGCGCGCGGTGGCCCCGTGGCCGACGACACGCGGGGCGGGTCGTCGCGGTGA
- the nfi gene encoding deoxyribonuclease V (cleaves DNA at apurinic or apyrimidinic sites), protein MTVPYRPPADVAEARRVQEELRSRVELAGPGPSAPTAVAGLDVAYAESGDRLAAAVTVLDAVGLDVVDEAVHVGRPAFPYVPGLFAFREMPALLAALDKLTVRPDLLVCDGHGVAHPRRFGLACHLGVVTGLPAIGVGKTPLVGSWEQPGPRRGDWAELRDGDEVVGRVLRTRDGTRPVFVSVGHRIGLDEAVERVLALTPRYRLPETTRTADRLCRRALVVGGDPV, encoded by the coding sequence GTGACGGTGCCCTACCGGCCGCCGGCCGACGTGGCGGAGGCCAGACGCGTACAGGAGGAGTTGCGGTCCCGGGTCGAGCTGGCCGGGCCAGGCCCGAGCGCGCCCACCGCGGTGGCCGGGCTGGACGTCGCGTACGCGGAGAGCGGTGACCGGCTCGCGGCGGCCGTCACCGTGCTCGACGCGGTCGGTCTCGACGTGGTGGACGAGGCGGTGCACGTGGGCCGGCCGGCTTTCCCGTACGTGCCGGGGCTGTTCGCGTTCCGGGAGATGCCGGCGCTGCTGGCGGCCCTGGACAAGCTGACCGTCCGGCCTGACCTGCTGGTCTGCGACGGGCACGGGGTGGCGCATCCGCGCCGGTTCGGGCTGGCCTGCCACTTGGGCGTGGTGACCGGGTTGCCGGCGATCGGCGTGGGCAAGACGCCGCTGGTCGGCTCGTGGGAGCAGCCGGGACCCCGGCGTGGGGACTGGGCCGAGTTGCGCGACGGCGACGAGGTGGTCGGGCGGGTGCTGCGGACCCGGGACGGGACCCGTCCGGTCTTCGTCAGTGTCGGGCATCGCATCGGGTTGGACGAGGCGGTGGAGCGGGTACTGGCTCTGACGCCCCGCTACCGGCTCCCGGAGACCACCCGGACGGCCGACCGGCTCTGCCGGCGGGCGCTCGTGGTGGGTGGTGACCCGGTCTGA